The genomic region taaataGAAATTCTAGATAATGAACAACAAAAACCACCTTCTGGTAAGATTCTCGAAAAGAAAAGAGTGTTAACTGACAATTGTATCGTCATCCTGAAATTTctatttctgtaattaatgAACAAATCCATATAGACATgataattaaaactatataaCATAACTCAAGTAATTTATCGCCTAAAAAGTTTAATTCTTCCTCCCCTTGTAAAAAAGACACAAAAATAGCACGTGAAATGCTGCCTGACATAATGGATAAATACATCCTGATGCAGAAGGCAACCCGACAGGAATGATGGgggaaattcttattttacttTGCAGCTGTATGATGGAAGAGATTGGGAGAGCTAACTGTGGCGGCTGGATTAAGGGCTCAATTTGGTAATAGGCAAATCACTGAAATAAAGAGTGACGAAAGATTAGTTATAACCAGCGTCCAGCAGACCAGTGTTTCCACTCCAACAAGATATAGTAGTTCGTCTGTCAACAGAAATTGAGGCCATCATGATTAGCATTTTGGCCACAACCATCGCAACAGATTCTACAGCATTTACAAGCTAATAGGGAAAAATGCTGCATCCACCTCCAACTCTAGGCTTGGATTTCGTGGAAATCACCAGAAATTTCGTCGGATGACTCCATATAGTGAAGATGAACTAAAGTGAATCGATCAGTGAAAATTATCTACACTTCTGCCTACaaaattctctctttttcccATCTTTTCTGTGTTTCAGATTCAGTATTTCTCTCACCCCTTTTCTTGCTCTCAACCTCCAGACGTAACACAAGGAAAACAAGATAAAGGGAGATCATGAAGACTTCTAAAATTTCACTATCATAATTATGTGACACCACCTTTCTACTAAAGCAACATATCTTACAACACAACCCAGAAAACCCACTATACAAAGACTGGAAATCATTACTAAACAAACCCAGATCACTACAAAAACCAAGACTGCgaagaaaaattgaactttACAGGCAAgatcaaaaagagaaaagaaaaagggtacCTTTCTCGGCGCTGTTCTGGGGTCAAGCCATCATCTTTATTCTTACCTTTGCCACTGTTACGAGCCTGAGCCCTTTCTCTGTCCCGCTCTCTTTGATTTCCACGTTTGCTCCAGTTAAGAAACACTcacaaggaagaaaaataaacaaaacttACATGCACTAAACTTTACTGGGTTCACCAcgaaaaattaacttaattgaaaaaagaaaaagagagcaaCATGGGTTTCATATTCAAACATATGtcacaataatttttcaaatacaaacTTGAAGATCTGAAGTGTAAGCAATTCAATTTCGTACTCGGTTCCTAAGACAAAATCTTTGACAAGGAGAAGAACAAAAGAACACCAATTTGTTCAGTACAAAAGGGGAATTGTTCACGCGAAATAAAACACGCTGAATTGCAGAGAAAAGAAAGCGAACATGGGAGGATATGAGTCATGGTGAAACCACGCCGGAGAAGGAGGGAATCAACGAAGAAAGTTTGcggagagaagaaagagactAAAAACAGGTGGATGGTTAGCCAAAGAAATTAATACATATCAATATTCTATGTCagaatacatacatatatatatatatatggaaaattgcatttctttAACGTCATGATTCAtgtcttttcacttttaattctattagttattaaatttttatttttgatcctAACTTTAAAAAGTAGCTATTGTCccataatacttttttattactatttaacGAAAAATGCCACGTAATAgttaagtata from Sesamum indicum cultivar Zhongzhi No. 13 linkage group LG3, S_indicum_v1.0, whole genome shotgun sequence harbors:
- the LOC105158656 gene encoding small EDRK-rich factor 2, translated to MTRGNQRERDRERAQARNSGKGKNKDDGLTPEQRRERDAKALQEKAAKKAAQAAGGSEPGGKSNKK